Proteins from a genomic interval of Paenibacillus sp. RC334:
- a CDS encoding alanine/glycine:cation symporter family protein, producing the protein MQQLLQDVIGVINDFFWSKLLIVMLIALGLFFTFRTKGLQVRMIGDMFRVLKESKRGSRDSISPFQAFCISMAARVGTGNITGIALAIALGGPGAVFWMWIIAIIGSASSFVESTLAQVYKVKDKDGFRGGPAYYMEIGLKKRWMGIVFAILITLSFGLVFNAVQSNTITLAFENAFGTSRLVVGLLMAAVFAVIIFGGIKRIAKMSEYIVIVLAVLYIGIALFIVIINIQQLPQILSLIVRSAFGFEQVAGGSIGAALMHGIKRGLFSNEAGMGSAPNAAATADTSHPVKQGLIQAFGVLTDTLIICTSTAMIILLSGAYTKPGLSGIELTQAALSVHIGPWASGFLAIMVFLFAFSTLIGNYYYGETNIEFMKSKKIWVWLYRAAVIGMVIFGAVAKVQLVWDLADLFMGMMVVVNLIAIALLSRVAFAALKDYSRQKKAGHDPVFYKDSIPGLEQVECWEREAKL; encoded by the coding sequence ATGCAACAGCTTTTACAGGATGTGATCGGTGTAATTAACGACTTTTTCTGGTCCAAGTTGTTAATTGTCATGCTGATCGCATTGGGACTATTTTTTACGTTCCGCACTAAGGGTCTGCAAGTACGAATGATCGGAGATATGTTCCGCGTTCTGAAAGAGTCGAAGCGCGGCTCCAGGGACAGCATTTCGCCTTTTCAGGCATTTTGTATCAGCATGGCGGCGCGTGTAGGTACGGGTAACATTACAGGGATTGCTCTTGCCATTGCGCTGGGTGGGCCGGGTGCGGTGTTCTGGATGTGGATCATTGCGATTATCGGATCAGCCTCCAGCTTCGTTGAAAGCACATTAGCCCAAGTATATAAAGTGAAGGACAAAGATGGATTCCGCGGTGGCCCCGCGTATTACATGGAGATCGGATTGAAGAAGCGGTGGATGGGTATTGTTTTTGCGATACTGATTACACTGAGCTTTGGTCTGGTCTTTAACGCGGTGCAGTCCAACACGATTACGCTAGCTTTCGAAAATGCCTTCGGCACGAGTCGGCTGGTTGTAGGTCTGCTGATGGCGGCTGTGTTTGCGGTCATTATTTTTGGGGGGATCAAGCGGATTGCCAAAATGTCCGAATATATCGTCATTGTACTGGCAGTGCTGTATATCGGAATTGCGCTGTTTATTGTAATCATTAATATTCAGCAATTGCCGCAGATATTGTCCCTGATTGTACGCAGTGCGTTCGGTTTCGAGCAGGTTGCGGGAGGCTCCATCGGGGCAGCTCTGATGCACGGCATCAAGCGTGGTTTATTTTCCAATGAAGCAGGAATGGGGAGCGCACCGAATGCGGCAGCTACGGCAGACACCAGCCATCCGGTCAAGCAAGGCTTGATCCAGGCATTCGGGGTGCTGACGGATACGCTTATTATATGTACGAGCACGGCAATGATTATTTTGTTATCCGGTGCGTATACGAAGCCGGGACTTAGTGGTATTGAGCTGACCCAGGCGGCTCTTAGTGTGCACATCGGCCCGTGGGCGTCCGGTTTTCTTGCCATCATGGTATTCCTGTTCGCTTTCAGCACATTGATCGGTAACTACTATTACGGTGAAACGAACATCGAGTTTATGAAATCCAAGAAAATCTGGGTATGGCTGTATCGCGCTGCTGTAATTGGCATGGTGATTTTCGGAGCGGTGGCCAAGGTGCAACTGGTGTGGGATTTGGCTGATTTATTTATGGGCATGATGGTTGTCGTCAATCTGATTGCCATTGCCCTTTTATCCCGAGTCGCTTTTGCAGCCTTAAAGGATTATTCACGGCAGAAAAAGGCGGGTCACGACCCTGTGTTCTACAAAGATAGCATTCCGGGGCTGGAGCAAGTGGAGTGCTGGGAGCGGGAAGCCAAGCTGTAA
- a CDS encoding SDR family oxidoreductase, with translation MNVLVIGANGKVGRHLVRLLGENDSHRVKALIRNQDQAEALERLGAETVIADLEGTVDDIAAAVKGSDAIVFTAGSGGKTGADKTLLIDLDGAVKAMEAAKQAGIHRFIMVSARHAENREQWPESIKPYYVAKHYADRLLEASNLDYTILRPGGLTDDPGIGKVATGDDSSVSTISREDVAAVVVAALDERQTYHRAINLASGSTPIAEAVQQG, from the coding sequence GTGAACGTACTGGTGATTGGCGCAAATGGAAAAGTAGGCAGACATCTTGTTCGTCTGCTGGGTGAAAATGACTCGCATCGCGTAAAGGCGTTGATTCGCAATCAGGATCAGGCTGAAGCGCTTGAACGTTTGGGTGCGGAAACGGTGATCGCTGATCTCGAAGGAACGGTTGACGACATTGCCGCAGCCGTAAAGGGTAGCGATGCTATCGTATTCACGGCAGGTTCCGGTGGCAAAACAGGCGCGGACAAAACCCTGCTTATCGACCTCGATGGAGCAGTCAAGGCTATGGAAGCTGCCAAGCAGGCAGGCATTCACCGCTTCATTATGGTCAGCGCAAGGCATGCGGAGAATCGGGAGCAATGGCCTGAGTCGATTAAGCCGTATTACGTGGCAAAGCATTATGCAGATCGCTTGCTGGAAGCGAGTAATCTGGATTACACGATCCTTCGTCCGGGTGGATTGACAGATGATCCCGGTATCGGAAAGGTCGCTACGGGAGATGATTCTTCCGTTAGCACCATTTCCCGTGAGGATGTAGCGGCAGTAGTGGTAGCGGCACTGGATGAACGGCAGACGTATCACCGTGCGATTAATCTGGCGTCAGGCAGCACGCCCATTGCTGAGGCTGTCCAGCAGGGTTGA
- a CDS encoding MBL fold metallo-hydrolase: MRVVQVQHVVQLTFLPRLFPVNCYLVQEKEGLTLIDAGLPYSADGIEKAVARMGQPILRIVLTHAHEDHVGALDRLKARHPDVQVFISRRDARLLKGDVSLDTGEPNTPIRGSVPKNIRTQPDVLLQEGDHVGSLLAISAPGHTPGSMAFLDTRTRALIAGDALQVRGGVAVSGRLKPLFPFPALATWNREISLESAKKLARFKPSLLAVGHGNLLEHPQDSIERAIQEMERQFVKK, from the coding sequence ATGCGTGTTGTTCAGGTGCAGCATGTAGTTCAATTGACGTTTCTGCCGAGACTGTTCCCGGTGAACTGCTATTTGGTGCAGGAAAAGGAGGGGCTAACATTGATAGATGCCGGACTTCCTTATAGTGCAGATGGTATCGAGAAGGCTGTTGCGCGGATGGGGCAGCCAATCCTACGAATTGTACTTACTCATGCCCATGAGGATCATGTGGGTGCACTGGATAGGTTGAAGGCACGGCATCCGGATGTGCAAGTATTCATTTCCAGACGGGATGCGCGGCTGTTAAAGGGCGATGTATCGCTGGATACGGGTGAACCGAATACTCCGATTCGGGGCAGTGTGCCCAAAAACATCCGTACACAGCCTGACGTTCTGCTGCAAGAAGGGGATCATGTGGGTTCGTTGCTGGCGATCAGCGCACCGGGACATACGCCAGGCTCGATGGCATTTTTGGACACTCGTACCCGTGCATTGATTGCAGGCGATGCCCTCCAGGTCCGAGGCGGCGTTGCGGTGTCAGGGAGGCTTAAGCCGCTGTTTCCATTTCCCGCACTGGCCACCTGGAACAGGGAAATTTCACTGGAAAGCGCCAAAAAGCTGGCGCGATTCAAGCCATCTCTACTGGCTGTCGGACATGGCAACCTGCTTGAACATCCACAGGACTCAATCGAACGGGCCATTCAGGAGATGGAGCGGCAATTTGTGAAGAAATGA
- a CDS encoding TetR/AcrR family transcriptional regulator: MSPRNGVKLHDILQAAEDIANERGMGDVTLTTLAQKLHIRPPSLYNHVDGLNGLRQVLALHSLGQLEEALMSAAVGRAGDDALTAMGKAYMRYARERPGLYEAMLYATDRNNPEVRQAADRVAELVISVLSSGYGFKEEDCVHAARGFRSLLHGFASLEQKGGFGLPVEVDRSIEVMMNTFLAGLRVQQK; encoded by the coding sequence ATGTCACCCAGAAACGGAGTGAAGCTGCACGATATTCTACAGGCTGCCGAGGACATTGCCAATGAACGGGGGATGGGCGATGTCACGCTCACCACGCTGGCGCAGAAGCTGCACATTCGCCCCCCGTCTTTGTATAACCACGTGGACGGGTTGAACGGACTGCGCCAAGTGCTGGCTCTGCACAGCCTGGGACAGTTGGAGGAAGCTTTGATGAGCGCGGCGGTTGGCAGAGCGGGTGACGATGCATTGACCGCTATGGGGAAAGCCTATATGCGATATGCCCGCGAACGACCTGGTTTGTATGAAGCGATGCTGTATGCAACTGATCGAAATAATCCCGAAGTGAGGCAGGCTGCGGATCGTGTGGCGGAGCTTGTTATTTCTGTTCTGTCCAGCGGTTACGGATTTAAGGAAGAGGATTGTGTTCATGCGGCGAGGGGGTTCCGCAGTCTGCTTCATGGTTTTGCCTCGCTCGAACAGAAGGGCGGCTTTGGTTTGCCCGTAGAAGTGGATCGGAGTATTGAAGTCATGATGAACACTTTTTTGGCAGGTTTGCGTGTGCAGCAGAAATGA